CCTGCCGGTACGTGCGTCGCCGCGGCACCGACGTACGCTTCGACCCATGGCGGACGGCTCGCAGCGAGAGGCCGCCAGGGTCCTCCTCCTGGACGAGCAGGACCGCCTGCTGCTCTTCCGTGGGGCCGACCCGGCACGCCCCGACCTGGGTTCCTGGTGGTTCACGCCGGGCGGGGGGTTGCACCCCGGCGAGACCCCCGAGGGCGGCGCGCGGCGCGAGCTGTTCGAGGAGACCGGCCTCGCGGCGGACACCCTCGAGGGCCCCGTCTGGCACCGGGTCGCGGAGTTCGACTTCGCGGGCGAGCACTACCGGCAGTCCGAGCTGTTCTTCGTGGTCCGCGTGGCGACGCACGAGGTCGACACCAGCGGCTTCCAGCCCCTGGAGGCGTCGGCGATCGACGGGCACCGCTGGTGGAGCCTCGAGGAGCTGCGGACCACGGCGGAGCGCGTCTACCCGGCGGCACTGGCCGCCGAGCTCGACCGCCTGCTGGCCGGGCGGGCCCCGGCGACGCCGTACGAGGTGGCGTGATGGCGGCCACCACGGCCCGTGCCCGGCGCAGCACCGTCCCGACCCTGCGCGTCGAGCGCGCCCTGCTGCGCGAGAGGGGCATGCGCCTCGCGGCGGTCGACGAGGTCGGCCGGGGGGCGCTCGCGGGTCCGGTCAGCGTCGGCGTCGTGCTCGTGGACCTCGCGGTGAGCACGGCACCGAAGGGGCTGCGGGACTCCAAGCTGCTGACCCCCGAGGCGCGGACCACTCTCGCACCCCGGCTCCGCCGCTGGGCCCCGGCCCACGCGGTCGGTCATGCGAGTGCCCGCGAGATCGACACGATCGGGATCCTGCGCGCCCTGCGACTGGCCGGCGAGCGCGCTTTCGCCCAGCTCCCCGAGGAGCCCGACGTGGTGCTCCTGGACGGCTCCTACGACTGGCTGACCCGTCCCGGGTCGGGCGAGCAGCCCACCCTGTTCGACGATCCCGCAATCCTCGAGGCGCCACCCGGTCCCGAGCGGGACGTCCGCACGCTCGTCAAGGCGGACCTGCGCTGCGCCGGTGTCGCCGCGGCGAGCGTTCTCGCGAAGACGGAGCGCGACGCCCTGATGGTGTCGTTGGCGTCCCGGTTCCCGGCGTACGGCTGGGAGGTCAACAAGGGCTACGCGACGCCCGACCACCGCGCCGCGCTGCGCGAGCACGGGGCGAGCGAGGAGCACCGCCGGTCGTGGAACCTCTGGGGCGAGGACCGCGACGACCTCGGCGAGGAGGAGGATCGCGAGCCGGACGACGGCATGCTGGACGAGGGCGAGCAGGAGGAGGACCGCTGGTGAGCGCCGAGGACCTCGAGCGGTACGAGACCGAGATGGAGCTGCAGCTCTATCGCGAGTACCGC
This region of Actinomycetes bacterium genomic DNA includes:
- a CDS encoding NUDIX domain-containing protein, with product MADGSQREAARVLLLDEQDRLLLFRGADPARPDLGSWWFTPGGGLHPGETPEGGARRELFEETGLAADTLEGPVWHRVAEFDFAGEHYRQSELFFVVRVATHEVDTSGFQPLEASAIDGHRWWSLEELRTTAERVYPAALAAELDRLLAGRAPATPYEVA
- a CDS encoding ribonuclease HII, whose translation is MAATTARARRSTVPTLRVERALLRERGMRLAAVDEVGRGALAGPVSVGVVLVDLAVSTAPKGLRDSKLLTPEARTTLAPRLRRWAPAHAVGHASAREIDTIGILRALRLAGERAFAQLPEEPDVVLLDGSYDWLTRPGSGEQPTLFDDPAILEAPPGPERDVRTLVKADLRCAGVAAASVLAKTERDALMVSLASRFPAYGWEVNKGYATPDHRAALREHGASEEHRRSWNLWGEDRDDLGEEEDREPDDGMLDEGEQEEDRW